In one window of Nocardiopsis aegyptia DNA:
- a CDS encoding ATP-binding protein: protein MKLRPMATQVDVSGSTILRDRPLDEILDFCRDGSEQPGNLIVHGPSGSGKTTLLTQSHEIMRLITPTAFVNCNDYRPETVPDLFRDIRDQLSARIPGLPRCHFPRLDLVLTALRDDLTPVSDYTRFWPELVKHWRRQARSDRGVRRERRGGTATSVSLVVEVNLLFLKFQIGAVRPVGPALALPRRKIDTAVEQWFKARSWGSLINPYPEHVGTEEAERDRETEWRIQTSHNEWLVHAFLADLRDQAGDADQYRRVVLLDDVDALKQPASRGGGLLALFRSVQSSPAHQGVGRTPLLLVSSTPEKPHMTRTKAIPAPDFSPAEVRELADRTPRRIDDYFPELIYGLTGGYVAATSYLLQDPAIDGLRAYNGLQHLLRQKRGGAEDAPTLKEHLGDTLIKALLKHSELDLASRTLEALTICSLAKDLQDVDYLIRTYGLGEDLTGLDDHRWLAWNENSGAARSARTLMMRLLLRRWQKEPTWVRCDRDEAFRRLAKRSDEGASGHTPNWYYYTLGAGDLMAVCRELDALLDLPGRESGVLELIRHTTSVPQPPIDDPGADGFTPLQRYGFLVRNRGPRRSNGAPLGHRLSRILRIVAGKWVIEDPFESMYTRDVHLRVRTAFHELGAVCEDSRPFQSEAEYHENISLERPVNPLDAEMDF from the coding sequence ATGAAACTTCGCCCCATGGCCACCCAGGTCGACGTCTCCGGTTCGACCATTCTCCGTGACCGCCCCCTGGACGAAATCCTCGATTTCTGCCGGGACGGCTCCGAACAGCCGGGAAACCTCATCGTCCACGGCCCCTCCGGGAGCGGCAAGACCACGCTGCTCACCCAGTCCCACGAGATCATGCGGCTGATCACCCCGACGGCGTTCGTCAACTGCAACGACTACCGCCCGGAGACCGTGCCGGATCTCTTCCGCGATATTCGGGACCAGTTGAGCGCCAGGATTCCAGGCCTGCCGCGTTGCCACTTTCCGCGGCTGGACCTGGTGCTCACCGCGTTGCGGGACGATCTCACCCCCGTCAGCGACTACACCAGGTTCTGGCCCGAACTGGTCAAACACTGGAGGCGGCAGGCGCGTTCCGACCGCGGAGTCCGGCGCGAGCGCCGCGGCGGAACCGCCACGTCCGTCAGTCTCGTGGTGGAGGTGAACCTGCTCTTCCTCAAGTTCCAGATCGGCGCCGTCCGTCCGGTCGGGCCCGCGCTCGCTCTGCCGCGCAGGAAGATCGACACCGCCGTGGAGCAGTGGTTCAAGGCCCGGTCCTGGGGCTCGCTCATCAACCCCTATCCGGAACACGTCGGGACCGAGGAGGCGGAGCGGGACCGCGAGACCGAGTGGCGGATCCAGACCAGTCACAACGAGTGGCTCGTCCACGCCTTCCTCGCCGACCTGCGCGACCAGGCCGGCGACGCCGACCAGTACCGGCGCGTGGTCCTCCTGGACGACGTCGACGCTCTGAAGCAGCCCGCGAGCCGGGGCGGCGGGCTGCTCGCGCTGTTCCGGTCCGTCCAGTCCTCGCCCGCCCACCAGGGTGTGGGCCGGACCCCGCTGCTGCTGGTGAGCAGCACTCCCGAGAAGCCGCACATGACCAGGACGAAGGCGATCCCGGCCCCGGACTTCAGCCCCGCCGAGGTACGCGAACTGGCGGACCGCACACCGCGCCGCATCGACGACTACTTCCCCGAACTCATCTACGGACTCACCGGGGGGTACGTGGCCGCCACCAGCTATCTCCTCCAGGACCCGGCGATCGACGGGCTGCGCGCCTACAACGGGCTCCAGCACCTGCTCCGGCAGAAGCGCGGCGGCGCCGAGGACGCCCCGACGCTGAAGGAGCACCTCGGCGACACCCTCATCAAGGCCCTGCTGAAGCACTCCGAACTCGACCTCGCGAGCCGGACGCTCGAAGCGCTGACGATCTGCTCGCTCGCCAAGGACCTCCAGGACGTCGACTACCTCATCCGGACCTACGGCCTCGGCGAGGACCTCACCGGGCTCGACGACCACCGCTGGCTGGCGTGGAACGAGAACTCCGGCGCGGCACGCTCGGCCCGGACACTGATGATGCGGTTGCTCCTGCGCCGCTGGCAGAAGGAACCGACCTGGGTGCGCTGCGACCGCGACGAGGCGTTCCGCCGACTCGCGAAGCGGTCCGACGAGGGCGCGAGCGGTCACACCCCGAACTGGTACTACTACACGCTCGGGGCGGGCGACCTCATGGCGGTGTGCCGGGAACTCGACGCACTGCTCGACCTGCCGGGTCGCGAGTCCGGGGTGCTCGAACTCATCCGCCATACCACCTCGGTACCGCAGCCGCCGATCGACGACCCCGGCGCGGACGGTTTCACTCCGCTGCAGCGCTACGGCTTCCTCGTCCGGAACCGGGGGCCTCGTCGGTCGAACGGAGCCCCACTGGGCCACCGGTTGTCGCGGATCCTGCGCATCGTCGCCGGCAAGTGGGTCATCGAGGACCCGTTCGAGAGCATGTACACCAGGGACGTGCACCTGCGCGTCAGGACGGCCTTCCACGAACTGGGAGCCGTCTGCGAGGACTCCCGCCCGTTCCAGTCCGAGGCCGAGTACCACGAGAACATCTCGCTGGAGCGCCCGGTGAACCCGCTCGACGCCGAAATGGACTTTTGA
- a CDS encoding ABC transporter substrate-binding protein: MEQGRSSIGDLEFPLTRSELVRRIGSPLQRRRFRRARAAAVLSTAVAVVTALVGGLFGWPHLVCGTGLQQIRGECVGVSDGSSSFDPGLAWISDRIHTMNTEVEELAASRDDVQAFRIVMMASFSLGGDADLSEEQIVRAVEGTYVALMRQNGFAETGSGVEAVAEESRIFQLYLANEGSVQQGSDTIVHTLASMVDDDIPLSVVIGQSSTTTATEDVARELSELRIPMVAGSSTSTTINNVRSPGLIRSAPNNEDFAAALRDHLDRRAESDREPVRGLLLSDENEDDTFSLDLAEQFRRYLDPYLVQNSLTFRGSAGSGNTTVYFDHIANEICADPGTNAVFFAGRYSDLATFLRSLELRGCRAASDDPITVYSIELGLLPDMIRSYSGTECEPADDDSGPEHYRLVQASAFDPSWLEEEAWRPAGFHDYEVAITGTVHAETASTSAPEDFYSGYSLIYYDAATIAARATLLGYEASDESTLAASVRNHLFRVTREPTGSGRLDYLEELEGRVAGRLVPILSSDCSVDALGADTFRTPDVPYDELYPDMAD; this comes from the coding sequence ATGGAACAGGGCCGATCCTCCATCGGCGACCTCGAGTTCCCGCTCACCCGATCCGAACTCGTGCGCAGGATCGGTTCACCGCTCCAACGGCGGCGGTTCCGGCGAGCCCGGGCGGCCGCGGTCCTGTCGACGGCCGTGGCGGTCGTCACCGCCCTGGTCGGGGGCTTGTTCGGCTGGCCGCACCTGGTCTGCGGGACGGGTCTGCAGCAGATCCGGGGCGAATGCGTCGGCGTCAGCGACGGTTCCTCGTCCTTCGACCCGGGGCTCGCGTGGATCTCCGACCGGATCCACACCATGAACACCGAGGTGGAGGAGCTCGCCGCTTCCCGGGACGACGTCCAGGCCTTCCGGATCGTGATGATGGCGTCGTTCTCGCTCGGCGGGGACGCGGACCTGAGCGAGGAACAGATCGTCCGCGCCGTCGAGGGGACCTATGTCGCGCTCATGCGACAGAACGGGTTCGCGGAGACCGGTTCCGGCGTCGAGGCGGTCGCCGAGGAGAGTCGGATCTTCCAGCTCTACCTGGCCAACGAAGGCAGCGTGCAGCAGGGCTCCGACACGATCGTCCACACGCTCGCGTCGATGGTCGACGACGACATCCCCCTGTCCGTGGTCATCGGTCAGTCCTCGACCACCACCGCGACCGAGGACGTCGCCCGGGAACTGTCCGAACTCAGGATTCCCATGGTCGCCGGTTCCTCGACCTCCACCACGATCAACAACGTGCGCTCGCCCGGGCTCATCCGATCGGCTCCCAACAACGAGGACTTCGCGGCGGCGCTGCGCGACCACCTCGACCGTCGAGCCGAGTCGGACCGGGAACCGGTGAGGGGCCTGCTGCTCTCCGACGAGAACGAGGACGACACCTTCTCGCTGGATCTGGCCGAACAGTTCCGCCGATATCTCGACCCCTATCTCGTGCAGAACTCGCTGACGTTCCGCGGCAGCGCCGGCTCGGGGAACACGACCGTCTACTTCGATCACATAGCCAACGAGATCTGCGCGGATCCGGGGACCAACGCGGTGTTCTTCGCCGGACGGTACTCCGATCTGGCGACCTTCCTCCGATCGTTGGAACTGCGCGGTTGCAGGGCCGCGTCCGACGACCCGATCACGGTGTACTCCATCGAGCTCGGGCTGCTCCCGGACATGATCAGGTCCTATTCCGGTACGGAGTGCGAGCCCGCCGACGACGACTCGGGCCCGGAGCACTACCGCCTCGTCCAGGCGAGTGCCTTCGATCCCTCGTGGCTGGAGGAGGAGGCCTGGCGCCCGGCGGGATTCCACGACTACGAAGTGGCCATCACCGGTACGGTGCACGCCGAGACGGCGAGCACGTCCGCTCCGGAGGACTTCTACAGCGGCTACAGCCTGATCTACTACGACGCGGCCACGATCGCGGCCCGCGCGACGCTGCTGGGCTACGAGGCCAGTGACGAGAGCACACTGGCCGCGAGCGTCCGCAACCACCTGTTCCGGGTCACCCGCGAACCCACCGGCAGCGGACGTCTGGACTATCTGGAGGAGTTGGAGGGCCGGGTGGCGGGCCGACTCGTCCCGATTCTGAGTTCCGACTGCTCAGTGGACGCGCTGGGCGCGGACACGTTCCGGACACCCGACGTCCCCTACGACGAGCTGTATCCGGACATGGCCGACTGA
- a CDS encoding SRPBCC family protein, which produces MKYIVSIEIAVPREKVVELLADPAHMPKWLRGLVLHEPLSGVHGHVGTTSRVVFQSGKQRMEGTETITRREPADLREIPKGQAVHFEREIVAEGMWSAVRDRLTEAGPRTTLWVSENEYRFSGVMMRLVAFLMPGAVRKQSLQHMQDFKAFAEQGKDVREAEG; this is translated from the coding sequence ATGAAGTACATCGTCTCGATCGAGATCGCCGTGCCGCGCGAGAAGGTGGTGGAGCTGCTCGCCGACCCGGCGCACATGCCGAAATGGCTGCGGGGTCTGGTCCTGCACGAGCCGCTGAGCGGGGTGCACGGCCACGTCGGGACCACATCGCGGGTCGTGTTCCAGTCGGGGAAGCAGAGGATGGAGGGCACCGAGACCATCACGCGCCGGGAACCGGCGGACCTGCGCGAGATCCCGAAAGGACAGGCCGTTCACTTCGAGCGCGAGATCGTCGCCGAGGGCATGTGGAGCGCGGTGCGCGACCGGCTGACCGAGGCCGGTCCGCGGACGACACTCTGGGTGAGCGAGAACGAATACCGGTTCAGCGGTGTGATGATGCGGTTGGTGGCGTTCCTGATGCCCGGTGCCGTCCGCAAGCAGTCTCTACAGCACATGCAGGACTTCAAAGCCTTCGCGGAGCAGGGAAAGGACGTCCGCGAAGCGGAGGGCTGA
- a CDS encoding DUF3500 domain-containing protein, with protein MTNSTDQDSVSVRHRPSRTRPVWIATALLLVALMFTGCATAGTTASGASASASSTSEAADAGTETAASATTSEETITATAAAAEEFMAALSDEQREQLLHAYDDESKTTSWSNFPVTFVERAGLNLDDLDDEQRAAAMKVLEALLSEEGYETATGIMGGDEFLLENSSSTEDSLGQYYIAFFGDPSDSGAWQVQFGGHHLGLNATLDGGDDSITFAPTHLGLQPAVYTDEEGNEVEPLSGMYESAFAFYDSLTDEQQAELYQGSEVANLTCAPGGTCDYPTGTGLAGADLTDEQKQLLLDVIANWVGLADEETTAEALAEIEATLDETYVNWSGATEYDMSQGDGIYFQISGPNAYVEFSNQQGSAGADVDGYTTSGWGHIHTIYRDPTNDYAGSVTQQEASGIGGGPGAGGAPSDATGGNPPGEG; from the coding sequence ATGACGAACAGCACTGACCAGGACAGCGTGAGCGTCCGACACCGACCGTCACGCACAAGACCCGTGTGGATCGCGACGGCCCTGCTGCTGGTGGCCCTCATGTTCACCGGATGCGCCACCGCGGGCACCACCGCGTCGGGGGCGTCCGCCTCCGCCTCGTCGACGTCGGAGGCCGCGGACGCGGGGACGGAGACGGCGGCCTCCGCCACGACCAGCGAGGAGACGATCACCGCCACCGCCGCCGCGGCCGAGGAGTTCATGGCCGCGCTGTCGGACGAGCAGCGTGAACAGCTGCTCCACGCCTACGACGACGAGTCCAAGACCACGTCGTGGTCGAACTTCCCCGTCACCTTCGTCGAGCGGGCCGGACTGAACCTCGACGACCTGGACGACGAGCAGCGGGCCGCGGCGATGAAGGTCCTCGAAGCGCTGTTGAGCGAGGAGGGCTACGAGACCGCCACCGGGATCATGGGCGGCGACGAGTTCCTCCTCGAGAACAGCTCCAGCACCGAGGACTCGCTGGGCCAGTACTACATCGCCTTCTTCGGTGACCCGTCCGACTCCGGCGCGTGGCAGGTCCAGTTCGGCGGCCACCACCTCGGCCTGAACGCCACACTGGACGGCGGCGACGACTCGATCACGTTCGCGCCCACGCACCTGGGCCTCCAGCCCGCCGTCTACACCGACGAGGAGGGCAACGAGGTCGAACCGCTCTCGGGCATGTACGAGTCGGCCTTCGCCTTCTACGACAGCCTGACCGACGAGCAGCAGGCCGAGCTGTACCAGGGGTCGGAGGTCGCGAACCTCACCTGCGCGCCCGGCGGCACCTGCGACTACCCGACGGGGACGGGGCTGGCCGGAGCGGACCTGACCGACGAGCAGAAGCAGCTGCTGCTCGACGTGATCGCGAACTGGGTGGGCCTGGCGGACGAGGAGACCACGGCCGAGGCCCTGGCCGAGATCGAGGCGACGCTCGACGAGACCTACGTGAACTGGTCGGGGGCGACCGAGTACGACATGTCGCAGGGCGACGGCATCTACTTCCAGATCTCCGGGCCGAACGCCTACGTCGAGTTCTCCAACCAGCAGGGTTCGGCGGGCGCCGACGTGGACGGGTACACCACGTCGGGGTGGGGGCACATCCACACCATCTACCGCGACCCGACCAACGACTACGCCGGCAGCGTCACGCAGCAGGAGGCGTCCGGCATCGGCGGCGGTCCCGGCGCGGGCGGGGCTCCCTCCGACGCCACGGGAGGCAACCCGCCCGGGGAGGGCTGA
- a CDS encoding RidA family protein — translation MAHATLNPDGLHDPVPFGYSHTATVPAGTDLVFVAGQYGSGPDGAVVSADFAEQVKRTFHNIGVALAAHGLDLNHVVQLRTYVVDHDVSKLGPIAGAVREVWGTNPPVQTLVGVACLAAPDVLFEVEALAARP, via the coding sequence ATGGCACACGCCACGCTCAACCCGGACGGTCTGCACGACCCGGTTCCGTTCGGCTACAGCCACACCGCCACGGTCCCCGCGGGCACGGACCTGGTGTTCGTCGCAGGGCAGTACGGATCCGGTCCGGATGGCGCCGTCGTCTCGGCCGACTTCGCCGAGCAGGTGAAGCGGACGTTCCACAACATCGGCGTCGCCCTGGCCGCCCACGGGCTCGACCTCAACCACGTGGTCCAGCTCAGGACGTACGTGGTCGACCACGACGTCAGCAAGCTCGGGCCGATCGCCGGGGCCGTACGGGAGGTCTGGGGCACGAACCCGCCGGTGCAGACCCTCGTCGGCGTCGCGTGCCTGGCCGCGCCCGACGTGCTGTTCGAGGTCGAGGCGCTGGCCGCCAGGCCCTGA